The following nucleotide sequence is from Pygocentrus nattereri isolate fPygNat1 chromosome 25, fPygNat1.pri, whole genome shotgun sequence.
CAGACTTCTGTAAATAACTGCAGTTGCTCAGTGTTCCTGCATTTCGAGCCGCTCTTTCCACACAGAAACGGTCAGATCGGCGCTCTCAGTCCCGACACCTCATGTGAATGCAGCACTGCTTCCACACTGCACTAACGCTTCAGATGCATGGACAGATGTCCCGAGAGCCAAGAGCTTGTCGCAGTCATTGTGGCATACTGTGCTGAATATCTAGGAGGGCTATACGCAACATGCTGTACGTCAAGCAAGATAACAGGAGATACTATATAAACTTATTTTACTCATCTCATTTATTCCtccatttattttgtttgtgatTCTTAGTCTtgttttaattataattatctTATCATCGTTTGTCATTTTAGTTCCTTTTTTTGATCTTATCCTTGCGTCTTCTGATTACCACCTTTTCCCGTTCAGTTAGgttttaattactgttttatattttctacTGCTTACATATTTTACTTACTGGATTTGAGTCATTTTTATCTTTTGATCTTACACACCATCAGTCCCCTTTTGTCCTGCATCACCTCGGCAACACcgtaaatgagggtcaccctcaatgttctccaAGGTTAAAAAGGTTGATTGATAAGACTGTCTGACAACAGCGAGAACCGTTTTTAAAAGGTTCCACCCTTCACAATCTTAAGACGAGCTTCACAAACAATtcttatttaaatgaatttagTTTTACAACCGTCTGTGGAGTCTACtataaaaaaaaccccacaaataaataaatacaaacaagaaACAAGCTGCTCGGGACAATTATTAATCAAAACTAGTTCTGTGAAATTCGAAAtgggggagggaaaaaaattatatatatatatatatatatatatatatatatatatatatatatatatatatatatatatatatatatatatatatatatatagctcaaAAAGTCTtcctaaaaaaaattatattaaatataatataatttttatattaTCCCAACCTTACTCACCTTAATGAGGCGTCCTCTGAACAGGGTTTCGTCCAGGGCCATAGCCGTCCTCACCGATTCTCTATCGGAAAACTCAATGTAGGCAAACCTGATGAAAAGTGAAAGAATGTGGATCCTAACGCTCGTTCATTGTGCTAAAACAGACGAACACAATCCTCTCCTCACCCTTTAGGATGGCCAGTGAATTTATCACACAGGATGGTGACCCTGTTAACGTGACCACAGCCATTAAAGTGGATCTCCAGCTCGTCTGCGGTGGTCCCGTAATCCACCTGTTTCCGTTCAAAACAGCACTTGCAGTATTGAAGTTGCACAGGACAAACAAGACAGAGGAAGCTTGTAGTGCTCGACTCATTCGGTGCAAATACGACGGTGAAAAACGCTACGCATGTGTTTACAACACCGTGAGCCTATTTACACTCCGTCTCATCTCCCACTACcattttatctagaacagatTCCAAAAACCTCACATCCAACAGTAACTTTTCAGTAGAACGGAATAAAAGTCTTACTAACTTCTGATGCAAGTTAACATGGAGAGTTTTTCATAgtgaaactttcacacaatgatttttcaaatgatgacaaactatagaaagaacaaaaacagagaatCAAGATTGTTCAAGGTTTGCTCTGATCGCAACATGTTTACctgcatgtttgtttatttttcatttattttccacatAAATGCATCtcttagaaaaataaaaatctgatttgcatCAGTGCTGCTTCTCCCAGGAACAACAAGGACAACAACAACCTTTGTTATGTTATCCCTGGttgctgctaaggtgttgctaggctgttgctatagaatcccaggtggctgctaagttAGTGCTGGGCTGTTGCTATAgaatcccaggtggctgctaagttAGTGCTGGGCTGTTGCTATAgaatcccaggtggctgctaagttAGTGCTGGGCTGTTGCTATAgaatcccaggtggctgctaagttAGTGCTGGGCTGTTGCTatagaatcccaggtggttgctaaggtgttgctaggctgttgctatagaatcccaggtggctgctacgTTAGTGCTGGGTTGTTGCTatagaatcccaggtggttgctaaggtgttactagacagttgctatggtatcccaggtggttgctaagttagtgctaggctgttgctatagaatcccaggtggttgctaaggtgttgctgggtcATCGCTTTGGAATCCCAGGttgctgctaaggtgttgctaggctgttgctatagaATCCCAGGTGAtagctaaggtgttactagacagttgctatggtatcccaggtggctgctaagttagtgctaggctgttgctatagaatcccaggtggttgctaaggtcttgCTGGGTCATTGCTTTGGAATCCCAGGTTGCTATTCTTCCTATagtttgcatgaaataaaatcaataaaactttAAATTAAACTGGCTGTAAACAAGTTATCACTGAAGGTTGTAACTAAATTAAGTCTTGCTTGGCGCAGGCCTAATTTTCACTAGTGCTGTTCTGTTTGTGACGAGTAAAGCTATATGTGGCTTtcggtgggggtggggggctggTGGGGGTTTGGAATTCCATTTTCACTTGACCCAGCTGCCTCGCCAATTCTGCTCAAAACACCTCCCGAAGTGTCAGTGATCGGATAGCAACCCggctctgtttttatttacttttgccCTTTTCAGGGTCAGACAGCTGTTCAATCAAAGTGCAAACAGGCTCACAGAAAAGTTTATGGTGCACAAAAAGGAAAACTCCTTAGCAAAACAGGAGGCCTTACGTTCCCCACATAGACAGATCTGTTGTCTGCATCCATTCTCTCCTCATGAGTCATACTGTAGAAAAGTCCTGGGGAGGAAACACACAAATCATCTGCTGAAAACATCTGAACacatctacacaaacacacagtgcagAAAAGGTCGTCAGGGTAGCTGTAATATTCACGTTAATATTCAGATTTCCTTTTTGTGTCTCTGTTGCCAAGGGtgagcaatatggcaaaaatataatatcatgatGCCTG
It contains:
- the pabpn1l gene encoding embryonic polyadenylate-binding protein 2 isoform X3 yields the protein MEMEEEAEKLREVQYGGERQQLLYSPQAGLFYSMTHEERMDADNRSVYVGNVDYGTTADELEIHFNGCGHVNRVTILCDKFTGHPKGFAYIEFSDRESVRTAMALDETLFRGRLIKVLPKRTNMPGISTTDRGFLRGGRFRGRGFRGSRFNNGRFRGFIRSVLHSVQQRSYFIVV